A portion of the Thunnus albacares chromosome 23, fThuAlb1.1, whole genome shotgun sequence genome contains these proteins:
- the LOC122975316 gene encoding E3 ubiquitin-protein ligase TRIM7-like: MQYVACVNKYLCNSRFAKLTVCSYLVLDLKTRKKPKLKWVQQFAVEVTLDPDTAHPALFLSDDRKQVHDGDVWEKLPDNLRRFKRCVNVLGKQSFSSGRLYYEVQVKGKTAWTLGVAKESIDRKAQITLSPDNGYWTLWLKNGDEYVANDDSPVDLSLKRHPEKVGVFVNYEEGLVCFYDVDAADLLYAFTDCSFTEKLYPFFSPCTKDGGTNSAPLIISPVNHLLNLKTHDVGEQKEQYERKKADLKSIQQFAVEVTLDPDTAHPNLILSDDGKQVRHGDVRKNLPNNPERFNSCVNVLGKQSFSSGRLYYEVQVKGKTAWTLGVAKESIDRKGQITLSPDNGYWTLWLRNGDEYVANDDSPVDLSLQTQPEKVGVFVDYEAGLICFYDVDAADLLYAFTDCSFTEKLVPYLSPCTNDNGRNSTPLVISPVNHID; this comes from the coding sequence ATGCAATATGTTGCATGTGTTAACAAATATCTTTGTAACAGCCGTTTTGCAAAACTGACCGTGTGTTCTTACCTTGTTTTAGACCTCAAGACACGAAAGAAGCCAAAGTTAAAGTGGGTCCAGCAGTTTGCAGTGGAGGTGACTCTGGATCCTGATACAGCACATCCTGCTCTCTTCTTGTCTGATGATAGAAAACAAGTACATGATGGTGATGTATGGGAGAAACTCCCAGACAACCTTAGAAGGTTTAAGAGATGTGTTAATGTATTAGGAAAGCAGAGTTTCTCCTCAGGAAGACTTTACTATGAGGTTCAGGTCAAAGGGAAGACTGCCTGGACATTAGGAGTGGCCAAAGAGTCCATTGACAGGAAGGCACAAATCACACTGAGCCCTGACAACGGCTACTGGACTTTATGGTTGAAGAACGGAGATGAGTATGTGGCTAATGATGACTCACCAGTCGATCTTTCTCTGAAGAGACACCCTGagaaggtgggggtgtttgtaAATTATGAGGAAGGTCTTGTTTGCTTTTATGACGTAGATGCTGCAGATCTTCTCTACGCCTTTACTGACTGTtccttcactgagaaactctacCCATTCTTCAGTCCCTGCACTAAAGACGGTGGTACAAACTCAGCCCCTCTCATAATCTCTCCTGTCAATCACCTTCTGAACCTCAAGACACATGATGTTGGGGAACAGAAAGAACAATATGAAAGAAAGAAGGCCGATCTGAAGAGCATCCAGCAGTTTGCAGTGGAGGTAACTCTGGATCCTGATACAGCACATCCCAATCTTATCCTATCTGACGATGGGAAACAAGTACGTCATGGAGATGTGAGGAAGAACTTACCAAACAACCCTGAGAGATTTAACAGTTGTGTTAATGTATTAGGAAAGCAGAGTTTCTCCTCAGGAAGACTTTACTATGAGGTTCAGGTCAAAGGGAAGACTGCCTGGACATTAGGAGTGGCCAAAGAGTCCATTGACAGGAAGGGACAAATCACACTGAGCCCTGACAACGGCTACTGGACTTTATGGTTGAGGAATGGAGATGAGTATGTGGCTAATGATGACTCACCAGTCGATCTTTCTCTGCAGACACAACCTGAGAAGGTGGGAGTGTTTGTCGATTATGAGGCGggtctcatttgtttttatgacgTAGATGCTGCAGATCTTCTCTACGCCTTTACTGACTGTTCCTTCACTGAGAAGCTTGTTCCATACTTAAGTCCCTGTACTAATGACAATGGTAGAAACTCCACCCCCTTGGTCATCTCTCCTGTCAATCACATAGATTag
- the LOC122975317 gene encoding E3 ubiquitin-protein ligase TRIM39-like — protein MNGLKTTDSVLLKNQYESEKAVLVETEAEIKLMIQERQMKILEVKHSAELSKKSAHKQIADSVRVFTILQQSVESSLANLIDIIEEKQKKTEKQAEGFIQELEQEISDLTKRSTEMERLSRVKDHLDFLQNFSSLNAIPPTKSWTKVSIPPPSYKGNVRTAVDQLQEKFSKETKKFLAKSELIRVQQFAVDVTLDPDTANPYLILSDDGKQVYCGNNVVNRKTPDKPERFNPATNVLGKQGFSSGRFYYEVQVKGKTAWDLGVVKASVARKGSINASPEHGYWTICLRNGDKYKASAVYLSVKCQPKKVGMFVNYEKGSVSFYDVDTGERIHCFTDCSFNEKLYPFLSPSVHHGGKNSTPLIISPVNYTV, from the exons ATGAATG GCCTAAAGACCACTGACTCTGTTCTTCTCAAAAATCAATATGAAAGCGAGAAGGCCGTGCTGGtggagacagaggctgaaattaAGCTGATGATCcaggagagacagatgaagatCTTGGAGGTCAAACACTCAGCAGAGCTCAGCAAGAaatctgcacacaaacagatcGCAGATAGTGTGCGGGTCTTTACTATTTTGCAGCAGTCTGTAGAGAGTAGTCTGGCCAATCTCATCGATATTATTGaagaaaagcagaagaagacagagaaacaggccGAAGGATTCATCCAagagctggagcaggaaatctCTGACCTAACCAAGAGAAGCACTGAGATGGAGCGGCTCTCACGCGTCAAAGACCACCTCGACTTCCTCCAAAACTTCTCGTCACTGAATGCTATCCCACCAACAAAGAGCTGGACAAAAGTCAGCATCCCTCCTCCATCATATAAGGGAAATGTTAGGACAGCTGTGGATCAGCTGCAGGAAAAATTCagcaaagagacaaagaagTTCCTTGCTAAATCTGAGCTAATCAGGGTCCAGCAGTTtgcagtggatgtgactctAGATCCTGATACAGCAAATCCCTACCTCATCTTGTCTGATGATGGGAAACAAGTATACTGTGGTAATAATGTAGTAAATCGAAAGACACCAGACAAGCCAGAAAGATTTAATCCTGCTACCAATGTCTTGGGAAAGCAGGGTTTCTCTTCAGGTAGATTTTATTATGAGGTTCAGGTGAAAGGGAAGACTGCCTGGGATTTAGGTGTTGTCAAAGCGTCAGTCGCTAGGAAGGGATCAATCAATGCAAGCCCTGAGCATGGCTACTGGACTATATGTTTAAGGAATGGAGATAAGTACAAAGCTTCTGCTGTCTATCTTAGTGTAAAATGTCAGCCAAAGAAGGTTGGCATGTTTGTGAATTACGAGAAAGGTTCAGTCTCCTTTTATGACGTAGACACCGGAGAACGTATCCACTGCTTTACTGACTGTTCCTTCAATGAGAAACTCTACCCATTCCTCAGTCCCAGTGTTCATCATGGTGGTAAAAACTCCACCCCTCTGATCATCTCTCCTGTCAATTACACTGTTTAG